CGCCCAGGTGATCGGCAATTTCTCGGCTTAGCGCAGGGTTCGCGCGGCCGCTCAGGAGCTTCAGGTCGTGCATGGGGTGGGAGTATGTGTAGCTTTGGTGAAGCGGGGCCCAGCATCATTGCAAGATTCGGAGCAATGTTCCAGTGGCGGCGGAGCGACCCCGCCGGCCTTCCGAAGGGCCCGCTAGCACGCCGACGAGAGCCCCTCCATTGGCGGGTGGGGACCGTTTGCAGCAGGCAAAACCGGCATGGTTGATTAAGCCCGCGAGACCCGCGCGTCCGATACCTGGAGCTGGCGACCACCGCCCAAGACGCCCGCCGCGGCCCCGCACCACGCGGGGCGCACCCCGGGACGATCGTACCGCCCAAGGAGGAACCACCGTGGCCCACGACCCATTGGCCCGAATCAGCCGCCAAGCCCACGTCGGCGTGGGAGTTTCGATTGGACCGTTCTGCGTTATCGAGCCGGGCGCCAGCATCGGCGACCGCTGCCAGATCGCGGCCCACGTGACCATCAAATCGGGCGTGACCCTGGGGTCGGACAACGTGGTGGAGGAGGGGGCCGTGCTGGGGGGCCGTCCCCAGCACCTCAACCGGATCGAGAACCCGGGCCCGGTCGTGATCGGCGACCGCAACGTGCTCCGCGAGCACGTCACGATCCACCAGGCGATGCACGCCGACGGCGAGACCCGCATCGGCAGCGAGTGCCTGCTGATGGTCGGCGCCCACGTCGCGCACGACTGCCTGATCGGCGACAACGTCGTGCTGACCAACAACGTGCTGCTGGCCGGCCACGTGCAGGTCGGCGACCGGGCGTACCTGGGCGGCGGCTCGGCCGTGCACCAGTTCTGCCGTGTGGGCCGCATCGCGATGGTCGGCGGGCTGGCGCGGGTAGCTCAGGACGTCCCTCCGTTCGTGATGATCGACGGCGACAGCTCGCTCTTGGTTGGGCTCAACCGCATCGGCTTGAAGCGGGCGGGCGTTTCGCCGGAGGAGGTCAAGCGGATCAAAGAGGCCTACCGGCTGTACTACCGCAGCGGCCTCGGCTTCGACGAACGCACCGAGCTGCTCGGCGAGCGGTTCCGCACCGGCGCGGCGGCCGAGTTCGGCGACTTCTTCCGTGGCGGTTCGCGGGGCTTTGTCCGCGAGCGTCGGGCCCCCGCCAGTGTGGCGATCCGGCCCATCCACGACGCCGTTGCCGAGCGCCAGACGCCCGACGAGGTCGCCCCGGCCATCAAGCGGGCCGGCTAGACCGACCCTGGGCCTGCCCTGCGGCCGCGAACTTGCGGCGCTTCAAGGGGTCCCTGCTGGGGCGTACACTAGCACGCCGAGCGCCGGCCGCCGCCGCGGCTGCGCAGCCAGCTCCCACCAGGCCCACCGATGACCGACGACAACCAACCCAGCAGCTACGAGCCGACCAGCGATTTCAAGATCCAGGTGGCGCAGCGCGTCACGCGCCTGCCGCCCTACCTGTTCGGCCGCATCAACAAGCGCATCCACGAGAAGCGCACCGCCGGCGACGACGTCATCGAGCTGGGCATGGGCAACCCGACCGACCCGCCCGAGAGCCTGGTCATCGACAAGCTGACCGAGGCCGCCCGCGACCCCCGCAACCACCGCTACAGCAAGTCCAACGGCATCGCCAACCTCCGCAAGGAGGTCGGCGCCAAGTACTTCAAGAAGTACGGCGTGCGGCTCGACACCGACGAGGAGGTGATCGTCTGCCTGGGGTCCAAGGAGGGCTTCAGCCACATGTGCCTGGCGATGATGGGCCCCGGGGACACCGCGCTGGTGCCCGCCCCGTACTTCCCGATACACGTGTACGCCATCGCGCTGGCCAGCGGCAACGTGATCACGCTCGACGTGACCGACAACGAGCGGTTCCTCAAGAACATCGCCTACACCTGCGAGACGCTCTACCCCAAGCCCAAGCTGCTCTGCCTGTGCTACCCCCACAACCCGTCGAGCGTGGTGGTCGAACAGGGCTTCTACGACGAGGTGGTCAAGCTCGCCAAGAAGTACGGCTTCATGGTGATCAGCGACTTCGCGTACGCCGACGTGGCCTTCGACGGCTACAAGCCGCCCAGCTTCCTGGCCTCGCCCGGCGCGGCCGAGGTGGGCGTCGAGTTCACGACCATGAGCAAGGGCTACAACATGGCCGGCTGGCGGGTCGGCTTCTGCGCCGGCAACCGCGAGATGATCAAGGCGCTGGCCACCATCAAGGGCTACTACGACTACGGCATGTTCCAGGCGATCCAGGTCGCGGCGATCATGGCCCTCCGCCACACCGACGCCGCGGTCGAGGCCCAGAGCGTCATCTACCAGTCACGCCGCGATGCGCTGTGCGGCGGCCTGGTGCGGCTCGGCTGGGAGGACGCCCGGCCCAAGGCCGGCATGTTCGTCTGGCAGCCGATCCCCGAGCCCTGGCGCAGCCGCATGAGCACCATGGACTTCGCCATGATGCTGCTCGAGGAAGGCAACGTCGCGGTCAGCCCGGGCAGCGGCTTCGGCCCCGCCGGCGAGGGCTACCTGCGGATGAGCCTGGTGGAGAACGAGGAACGCCTCCGCCAGGCCGTGCGGCAGATCAAGGCCTGCCTGAAGGAAGCCGAATCGCGGTATTGAGTTAGTGGTTAGTGGTTGGTGCGGAGCGGCACGCTATTCTTTTCCGCTCCCCTTCGGCGCGAGAGGCTAGACGAGGGGCCCAGACAAAAGTGGAGCTCTGCTCCATCCTCCCCCTCGCTTTGTCCAAAAACACGCGCGGAGCGGACAAAACTCTCCGCGCAGCTCCGCCCTGCATCTCGCCCAAGCCTTTCTGCGGTATAGGTTTGCAGCGAATCCCGTGAGTTGACCGGCGGGGGTTTTGTCCCCTCGTGCTCACCACAAAGGACAAAGCCCGTACCACCGCCAGCACCATGTGGTCTGACATGTGGCCTTTGGCAACCCCTCATTAGATATCGCTGCGTGGCCGGTTTCTACCAAGAACGCTGAAGTTGGACGCGATGCCTAGTTTACGGGACTTCAACCACGCGCGCTACTGCGGGCATTCAATACTCCGTTTGCGCTACCCCGCCGCCGAAGCCCGCCAACCAAACCGCCATCGCGCAAATCGATTCTGCAAATGCGTCTGGTCCTTGGCATCTACGTGCGGGTAGGACATCCTCGACCCATGGAGCTGCGTCACGGCACGCAGCTTGACTGGCCGGAGGCGGACCCAGATCGGGCTCGTTGCCGGCGCTTTTCGCTGCTTCTTCACTCTGCATCTGTGAGGCTACTCGTCTAATGAAGATCACCTGGACCCGCGTTTCTGCGCTGGCGTGCGCCGCCGCGATGGTCGCCTCATCGGCGACGGCGGCCACTGTCTACGTTGACGCAACCGATGGCGCCGGCGGCAACACCGCCGTGGCCCCATCCGCCGGCGGCGGCGTTTTCACTCCGCTGGCGGCGCAGGGACCGGCAGGCGACGGCCTGTGGGACGTGCGCGCTTTCTCGAACAACGCAACCATCTATCAGAACGCCGGCACCAGCGGCTCGCCCGACGATGCGCAGCGGCTAGTGACCTCGGCAACCGTGCCGGCGGGCACGTACGACGTGTTCGCCTACTTCTGGAGCGACAGCAGCAACACCTGGCGGATGGGCGCGTCGCTAGTTGACGAGGCCGGCGACCTGCCGGTGTACGACCCTGCGAGCCCGGGCGTTGTCCAGTTCTACGACGGCGTTGACGCTACCGTGCTGAGCTCGAGCCTGGCGAGCAATCCATTCACGTCGGACGTGATGGTGGGCGAGGGCAACCGACGGCTGTACGAGGTTCCGCTCGGGCAGGTCACCGGGACGGAGATCGCCGTTTACATCGACGACGAACCAAACCAGGCGGATCAGGCCCAACGCACCTGGTACGACGGCATCGGCTATCGCGCCGTTCCCGAGCCGGCTTCGCTAGCGCTTATGTGTTTGTCAGCGTTCGCAGCAGCCGCCCGACGCCGGGGTTAGCGACGGGCGCGCCAGACTGAGTGGAACCAAGCGGGCGGCCCCAAGCGGGCCGCCCGCTTCTCGTTGACGCGTCGCGGCCTGGCTGGCGCCATCGGGCGCCGCCCTAGTGGTAGAAAAACACCACGTCCAGGTGCGCGCTGCGGGCCGCTTCGAGCCAGTCGATGAACTCGTCCAGCAGGTCCTCCAGGTCCTCGTCGAGGACCTTGTCGCGGCGTTTGCGGGCGGCCTTGAGAGCGGCGTCGAGCTCGCTGCGTTTGAGGTGGCCGATGGCGGGGAAGTCATCGTTCTCGGGCAGGGCGATCGGGGGGCCGGTCTGGGTCAGCAGGTCCTCCAGCCCGCAGTCCTCGACAGCGGCCCAGCGGACGCCGCCCCAGACGTCGGGCAGGATGGTCTCGCCGGCGTGGTTGCACAGCGCCTGCAGGGCGTAGCCGTACTGGTGGGCGTCGTCGGGCTGGGTGGGCTCGCCCATGACCAGGTGCCGGAGCGCCTGGGCGACCGACAGCTCGTCGTCGTCGGGCTCGTAATCGAATGCCTCCGGGTCGGCCTCCATCACCTGCTGCACAACCGACTCGTCGCCGCAGCCGACCATCCGGGTCAGCTGGTCGGCGTCGACAACACACGCGGACAGGGCGTAGCTCATCGCAACAAACAACTCCACAGGTCGGGCGTGGATCGGGCCGGCGGCGTCCCCCGCTGCGCGGCGTTCCTGGACCGCTGAATATTGTCGACCACGGCGCCGCACCGCAATAGCTTTCTCGCCAAACCGGTCGGCCGGCTACGGGGCGGCGTCCACGCCCAGCTGGTCAAGCTTCCGGCGGAGGGTGGTGCGGTGCAGGCCGAGGGCCCGCGCCGCCGGGGCGCACTGGCGGCCGTGCAGGTCGAACGCGGCCTTGAGCAGCGGCGGCTCGACCTGCTCCAGGTAGCGGTTGTAGACGTCCCCCGCCGCGGTGGGGTCCGCCATCAGGGCCCGGGCCCGGGCGGCCAGGGCCGAGTCGAGCCCGCCGGGCGCGTCCGACCCGGCCACCGGCGCCCCGCCGGCCGCGGGGAGGTGCTCCGGATAGATGTCGCCTGAGTGCGAAACAACCAGCGCGTGGTCGATCGCGTTGCGGAGCTCGCGGACGTTGCCCGGCCACTCACGCGACTCCAGCTCGGCGACCGCCTCGGAGGAGAGGGTCGACTCCGGCCGGCGGCTGTGCACGAAGCTGCTAGCCAACAGCGCGATGTCCTCGCGGCGGCTGCGGAGCGGCGGCAGCTCGATCTCGTAGGCGCACAGCCGGTAGTACAGGTCCAGCCGGAACTCCCCCTCGGCGGCCATCGCCCGCAGGTCGCGGTGCGTGGCGGCGATGGTGCGGAAGCGCGTCGGTACGGGCTGGTCGGCGCCGACCGGCAGCACCTCGTTCTGGTCGAGCGCGCGGAGCAGCTTGGCCTGGATCGATAGCGGGATCTCGCCCACCTCGTCGAGGAACAGCGTGCCGCCGTCCGCCTGGGCGAGCAGGCCCTTGCGGGTGCGTTGCGCGCCGGTGAACGCGCCCTCGGTGTGGCCGAACAGCTCGGCCTCGGCCACGGTCGGGCTCAGCGCCGCGACGTTCACCGCCACGAAGGGCGCGTCGGGCCGGGGGCCGCTGTGGTGGATCGCGTGGGCGGCGACCTCCTTGCCGACGCCGGTCTCGCCGCGCAGCAGCACCGGCGCGTCGGCGTGCGCGGCGAGCGCGATCTTGTGGAACACGGCCTGCATGCCGGCCGACTGGCCCATCATCCCCAGCGCGGCTTCCCCGTCGGCGGCCTGGTCGCCGGCGTCGGCCCGGACCGGCGCCGGCCGCAGCGCCCGCTCGATCACCGACCGGATCTGCGCCAGGTCGAACGGCTTGAGCACGTACTCGAACGCGCCCTGGCTGACGGCGCGGACCGCGGTCTGCAGGTCGCCAAACGCGGTGATCACGACGATCGGCGCGTCGCCCACGAGGTCGCGGAACGGGCGCATGGCGGTCAGCCCGTCCATGCCGGGCAGGC
This genomic interval from Posidoniimonas corsicana contains the following:
- a CDS encoding DUF7691 family protein, with amino-acid sequence MSYALSACVVDADQLTRMVGCGDESVVQQVMEADPEAFDYEPDDDELSVAQALRHLVMGEPTQPDDAHQYGYALQALCNHAGETILPDVWGGVRWAAVEDCGLEDLLTQTGPPIALPENDDFPAIGHLKRSELDAALKAARKRRDKVLDEDLEDLLDEFIDWLEAARSAHLDVVFFYH
- a CDS encoding sigma-54-dependent transcriptional regulator: MAKLLVVDDESSICWGIARLGEGMGHRVTTAGSVEQGLDAAAADPPDLIILDVRLPGMDGLTAMRPFRDLVGDAPIVVITAFGDLQTAVRAVSQGAFEYVLKPFDLAQIRSVIERALRPAPVRADAGDQAADGEAALGMMGQSAGMQAVFHKIALAAHADAPVLLRGETGVGKEVAAHAIHHSGPRPDAPFVAVNVAALSPTVAEAELFGHTEGAFTGAQRTRKGLLAQADGGTLFLDEVGEIPLSIQAKLLRALDQNEVLPVGADQPVPTRFRTIAATHRDLRAMAAEGEFRLDLYYRLCAYEIELPPLRSRREDIALLASSFVHSRRPESTLSSEAVAELESREWPGNVRELRNAIDHALVVSHSGDIYPEHLPAAGGAPVAGSDAPGGLDSALAARARALMADPTAAGDVYNRYLEQVEPPLLKAAFDLHGRQCAPAARALGLHRTTLRRKLDQLGVDAAP
- a CDS encoding aminotransferase class I/II-fold pyridoxal phosphate-dependent enzyme; the protein is MTDDNQPSSYEPTSDFKIQVAQRVTRLPPYLFGRINKRIHEKRTAGDDVIELGMGNPTDPPESLVIDKLTEAARDPRNHRYSKSNGIANLRKEVGAKYFKKYGVRLDTDEEVIVCLGSKEGFSHMCLAMMGPGDTALVPAPYFPIHVYAIALASGNVITLDVTDNERFLKNIAYTCETLYPKPKLLCLCYPHNPSSVVVEQGFYDEVVKLAKKYGFMVISDFAYADVAFDGYKPPSFLASPGAAEVGVEFTTMSKGYNMAGWRVGFCAGNREMIKALATIKGYYDYGMFQAIQVAAIMALRHTDAAVEAQSVIYQSRRDALCGGLVRLGWEDARPKAGMFVWQPIPEPWRSRMSTMDFAMMLLEEGNVAVSPGSGFGPAGEGYLRMSLVENEERLRQAVRQIKACLKEAESRY
- a CDS encoding PEP-CTERM sorting domain-containing protein; the protein is MKITWTRVSALACAAAMVASSATAATVYVDATDGAGGNTAVAPSAGGGVFTPLAAQGPAGDGLWDVRAFSNNATIYQNAGTSGSPDDAQRLVTSATVPAGTYDVFAYFWSDSSNTWRMGASLVDEAGDLPVYDPASPGVVQFYDGVDATVLSSSLASNPFTSDVMVGEGNRRLYEVPLGQVTGTEIAVYIDDEPNQADQAQRTWYDGIGYRAVPEPASLALMCLSAFAAAARRRG
- the lpxA gene encoding acyl-ACP--UDP-N-acetylglucosamine O-acyltransferase, which produces MAHDPLARISRQAHVGVGVSIGPFCVIEPGASIGDRCQIAAHVTIKSGVTLGSDNVVEEGAVLGGRPQHLNRIENPGPVVIGDRNVLREHVTIHQAMHADGETRIGSECLLMVGAHVAHDCLIGDNVVLTNNVLLAGHVQVGDRAYLGGGSAVHQFCRVGRIAMVGGLARVAQDVPPFVMIDGDSSLLVGLNRIGLKRAGVSPEEVKRIKEAYRLYYRSGLGFDERTELLGERFRTGAAAEFGDFFRGGSRGFVRERRAPASVAIRPIHDAVAERQTPDEVAPAIKRAG